In Anopheles arabiensis isolate DONGOLA chromosome 2, AaraD3, whole genome shotgun sequence, the genomic window TGCATTCCATCGATACCGTTGCCCGTCGACATTGGCGTGATGCCTAGCGTTTCCATGGCCGTTTTCAGGTCATTTTCTTCTTGCAGCTTCTGCAGCCTTCGCTTTTCGGCCAGTTGCTGTTCCGGCGTCATGTTCGCAAACTCTTCCTCCTCCCGCTGGAGTCGTTCCAAGTCCTCTTTTTTGAGTttctaaaagcaaaacaaaccaaccaaccggtTAGAGGAGTTTGAATGGAGCGGGAGTTGTGTTTTCTGGAACCTTCTGTTGGGCAGCTTTCTTAGGTTTGGCATTTTTCGTAGGTGTATCTTCCTGTTTGGGTGCATCctttttctcctcctcctcgtcgtcatcCTCCCAGTTGTCCTGCAAGACAAATTgcagagaataaaaaaaaaggagaatgaAATCTTTAGCCAAATCTGCAGGCGGGCAGATTTCCCGCAATGCATTCGTCGCTGCTGACGTGCGCTGTTGTGCAGTTTTTGCTACGGGTGGGGGTAATCACGTCGTTGActccaaccacacacacacatacacactctgcAACTGGAACACATTCCCAAACCACCACTTTCTACCCTCCAAACCAGCAGTGCATGTGTATACACGCAGGCACGTTCCCTCCCGCTCGATCGGCACATACCTTTacatcgtcctcgtcctcgccAGCCCACTTGTTCACGTCGGCCTTGGCAAACAGCTGCTCGGCCTTCTGTTCGGCCAGTGCTTCTGCAAAGATGCATCGTAAACGGTGTTACGTTAGCGAGAGCTAAATTATTTATAGTCCTTCCACCCACAGTGCACAGCGCATTGTGTCTGGTGTGCACTGTGTGGACGTGTGGTGCCCCATTTTCAAACACTGCTTCCGTCCCACGGGTCGGAATGTCCTGGTGTATTATCACACCGTGTCACCGTGGCACCAGCGAAATGCACCGAAACCCATGGAAGATGTGGCCACTTGGGTTGCACCGATCAACACTTACCCCAATCGTCCTCCATCGTGCAAAAACGCTTAGAAAGTCGTCTTTTGGCAACGTTTCACCTTCCGCCAGTGGATTGTTGTATCTTTTCCTTTCGAGAAAACCCTTCTCCAAGCTGAGCAAACGTCGTGGATAatttttgcctttcttttttcgacgtttcgtgtatttttttttttttcttgtcttgTCGTCTTGACAGTTCTCGAAGGAGACAGAACACATGAGTCTGCAATGATGTCGTCGATGATCGCGTGGTGTACAAACGTTTACTTGGTTGagtgatattttaaaataaaaagaactaaACGCTTGTGCTCACAGCAAACCAGCAACAAATTATTGTTGGTTATCGTTCAAGAACTCAATTTGCAGATTTTTCTTACTtagagcaaattaaaaaatgatcAAAATTGTCATCCAAGCGAGCAAAGATGAGCGTAACCTCTTTTTATACCAGTTTCTGACGCGCGGATTGACAGTTCTGTTTCCGTGAGCAGAAATCCCAAATGTCAAAGCAATTCTGTTCTCTTTCCGGTTGCCAACTTTCGCTTGGAAGGTTGTTTTTGGTATCATCAAAAAGAATTTTCTGATTCAGGTGTGTTTCTCAATGCTTTTAATGCTTCGGCGAATTGTTCACTAATAGTTCGTTGTTTCTTTATAGCTGTAAGCGAAAAGTCAGCCAAGATGGCCAAGTCCAAGAATCACACCAATCACAATCAGAGTGAGTGCAATGCTGCCGGATGTTCGGTGCCCTTGTCGACAGCGGTCCAAATTGGGTTCCCACGTACCTTTCTGTAATACTAATTCCCCGTTACTGTTTCTGTTTGATTGCAGACCAAAAGGCTCACAAGAACGGTATCAAGAAGCCCAAGCGCAAGCGTAATGAGTCCAAGCGCGGTGTAAGTAGCCCCCTTGTACCGGAAGATCTAGCGAAATGACTCGCCTCGGTGTCTAATTGGCATTGTTTATTTCCTTCCATCCACTTTACAGATGTGCCAGAAGTTCCTGCGCAACCTGCGGTACTCGAAGAAGGGTAACGTTTCGCACGAGGAGTCGCTGAAGCGCGCGGAGGAGCGTAAGGCAAAGTACGCCGGACAGCCCGCCCCGGTGAAGCTGTAAACACCTTCCCCCCACAGTACGGTGCCGTGCATTCCGTACATATTTTCCATAACCGTGCTCGCGACATGTGAACCGTGCGATTGTGGGTGAATAAAAAAGCTACGTTAAAAGTATAACAAATAGTTTATTACAAATGACTCGCAGCAAAACCCGCCCGGCGATAGAGGCTGGTAGAGTATCAGCTGCTCCTCTCACTCTATGATATCATCTACATCTAGATCGAATATTGCGTTTAAATCACCCGTcctgacgctgctgctcaccGTGGAAGGATGTCTGGTAAGCTTGCCCGACTTCAGCCGGGCAGTAACGGTGGCGGAAGTCAGCTTGTAGCGTGGTCCTGCCAGCGGTTCTGTGCTTTCAGCCTCTTCCTGCTCCTTCCTTTCGCTGTGGTTTTCGTTTTGTACGGGCCGGGAGACGGTGGGCTTCGTGGTAAACCCGGACACCGTGGCTGTTAGCCTGGGATTGGAAAAGATGGAATATTTGGAGGACAGACTTACGCCTGGCTTTGGCTTCGGCTCCGCAGCGACACTGGCCGCGGACTGGGGGTTAGCACTTAAGCCTCCGCGCATGAGTGGCGCCAGCCCGATGCTGCTCGTCTTGACGCGTAGGTACGGTGAGTTAGAGTTGACTATTTTTCGCACCTTCTCCGACAAGGGCGTGCTGCTGTTGAGATCCTGCATCGGACGCTTCCGGCTGACGGTTGGCCGCTGATCGGGCGTGTTCGGTACGCAACCGTCCGGGGAACCGATGCTCTCCTCGGTGGACGTGTTGGTGGACGCTTCCTTTGCCTTCTGCTTCAGCAGTTGCTCCAGCCGGTAGATTTCACTATCGCACGTGGACAGGTTGTCTTCGAgcgtttttcgctttctccGCTCCTCGACAAGCTCGTTCTGCAGACGCTTCAGCCGGTCAGATTGCTCCTTCCGCTTGATCTCTTGCGCCTGTAGCTCACGTTTCAGTGCGGTGGCCAGTGCAATCACCGCCTGGCGGCTCATATCGCTGGTCAGCATCTGTTCCACCTCTTGTGCGGTCGCTTCTATCGCTTGCTTTACCACCGCGTACGATTGTAGCTTCGTTTTCACGCTCTCCAGTTCTTCCTGCACCTTGCCCAGCATTTTCCGATCGCCCCTCAACATATCCGTCTCGTGCTTGAGCGCAAACAGGGCCGTGTTCTTGGTGCGCAACTCCTCCTCCAGACCCAGCAATGTTTTCCTCATCTTTTTCTGCTCCCCCTTATGTTCCGTCACTTTGTCCTCAAACGTTTTCAgctgtttttgctgctcgcGTACCTTCAGCGTAAGATTGTCCAACTTTTCCAACAGTGCAGCATTGTCCTCGGTGGTGTCGAGGCTCGTCGTCACGTTGAAGTACACTTTGACCAGCCTTGCTTCGGTGCAACGATTGCGGCATTGGGGGCAGGTTTTGGAGCTACAAGTAATTGTTTGGATTTAGAAAACACCGGTCTGAGGCAGAGCAGCTTGTGATTTGTGCCTTACCGTTCTAGCCATTGCAGCAGGCACAGGTGGTGAAACATGTGGCCACATGGTGTTATGTCTACTTCGGCCGAAGGTACAAATAAATCCGAACAAATAGGACAAGCTAAATGCATACTAATGGTATTATTTCACAgtaaaaataagtaaacaagataaacttaaaaaacgcgcgcgcgcgtccgtCACACAGCAAAACAGTCTTGCTTCTAGATGTTCTTCTTCGCTTTGTTTTTCAGCTCAGCTGATGTGAGATGCAACACAGTAGCCTTCTACAATCGATTGCAGGAACCAGCGACTGTTGGTTTGTTATGAAAATAACTCTGCATGTTGTGACATgcgttttacttttatttattgaactTGTATAGAATAATTATAAAGAAAATATCGTATTTGTTTGTGAAAattcaatgtttttaaaaactgcttttttgattttgaaatatttgctgTCAGTGTGTATTTACAGGAGATAATTGAATACTTCAAAGTAAAGCAAggcagaaaacaaacacacacactttcaacTGCATGCAGAGTGGTGCCGATTTTGGAAATGTAGTAAATTCGGGAGCTTTGCACAACTCCACTTTAATCAAGTGTTTGTAGAATCCGTTCAGTATGATAAAGTGGTTCAAGCTTGTTTACAAATGGGTGGTAAAGAGACTTCCTTTCAGGTTACACATTCTTCACATCCAGTGAACATTTTATAGCCCGCGATAAATGAGGTATGTTTTTGGTAGAGCAACAAAACCAAGGCTAAAgaaggtattttttttatattaagtTAAGTAATTTATGTGTTGTGGTGGGACATTGTTTTTCCCTCATCAAGCCCTGGGTACATGCTATATCCTTCATGATATGCTCCACAGGATACTGACAACAAGTTATCAGCAAATTGTTTTCACATTATTCATGATAGCCTGTGATTTTAGGAGTGCTTTGAGTTCCATTCGTGCTAGGAAGGACGTGAGCCAACTCTTTTATCCCAACTTTAATGCCCGATCTATCAACGGTCGAGGGAAATGGCTACAAAAGAGTGATCGCCTATCCGTATGTCAACCCCTACTTAGATCGGACTTTTAGCAGGTCTACTAACGAGTCTTTGCCTCATTAACCCGTTCTCTGAGATTATGGTCTTCTCTAGATTTCAATTCCCGAATTACATCTCACCATTACACTATACGGGAGAATATCCTGAGTGATGTGTGTATAACTTAAAATGCTCATATGTTAGTGAAGTTCATTCGAGGACTATTTCTCCTTGCAAATTTGAGTAGTTCTCCGATAAATGAAGACGGCACGAAGATCTGGGGATAGGGAACGAATAAAGTATTTCATTTCGGATTGCAATTGATCAGTAAGATCGTCTGAAAAAGTCGTACACACAattactttatttaaaattaaataaccgtcgaaagttaaaataataactgtttttcattcatgaatgTTATCAAATGGTAcgtaaacaaagaaaacagtgGTGCGACTTCATGCGCAGAATGCACACAATAGAAATctgtgacttttttttttaaattcacatAAGGTGTAACCGTGTTAAGCAGTACACGCCAATAGACACGCTGAGATCAAATTCTTAGTATGTTCATGCGATGGCTGCAATAATTGCCACCGCAATCGTTTTACTGCAAGCAAGTCTGCACAGGGCGTCCATATTTGCTATTGCAGAACGTTAAATGCTCCAGTGTAAATATCCGCAACACGGCGTTGATGTTCTTGATAGTCGGTCGACTGAGGTTGGCTTCGTTGTCTTCCGGCTTGTGCCAATGTTTTGGGAATGGGACCGGAATTAAGTGTAGCACTGGAATATCTGGAGGAAAGGGGCAgttattttgaatgttttaaaaagctCTGAAGAAGATCTGTAGAGTTTAAACTTACTTCTCTTCAAGAACGGCAGATGATCGTCCTCGATCCGATTGTACAGCGTTTGATCGAGAAACATGGGCCCACTCTTGGGATCCTTCACCAGCAGCTTATTCTCACGCAGGCTGTTTTCGATTTTGCTCAACCGCCGGTGGTAGTTACGTGTGTTGGGGAAGAAGTTGTAGAACTTGGGATCCTCACTGCCGATCAGATCGAGCAGGACGAGCAGCTGAACGCGATCAATCTCGCGCATCGATTTTCCCAGCGCTTTCGACACGTACGGTGCCGTGGTCCACTTGGTCGCCAAATGCTTCGAGCCGTACAGTGAATCCGTTGCGGACCACTTCCGGAACGCTTCCTCACCATCGAAGAACAGCAGCATCAGGCTGAGGTCCGTATTGTTGCGCAACAGCTTCAGCGCGGATTCGGTCGTTTTGGCCAGATTCAGCATCATCGCACAGGGAACGGCCGAATCGACCGCACCGACGAACGCGTGCTCGCGGAAGTATTTGCTATCGTAGTGACAGGCCA contains:
- the LOC120894748 gene encoding E3 ubiquitin-protein ligase trul-1; protein product: MHLACPICSDLFVPSAEVDITPCGHMFHHLCLLQWLERSKTCPQCRNRCTEARLVKVYFNVTTSLDTTEDNAALLEKLDNLTLKVREQQKQLKTFEDKVTEHKGEQKKMRKTLLGLEEELRTKNTALFALKHETDMLRGDRKMLGKVQEELESVKTKLQSYAVVKQAIEATAQEVEQMLTSDMSRQAVIALATALKRELQAQEIKRKEQSDRLKRLQNELVEERRKRKTLEDNLSTCDSEIYRLEQLLKQKAKEASTNTSTEESIGSPDGCVPNTPDQRPTVSRKRPMQDLNSSTPLSEKVRKIVNSNSPYLRVKTSSIGLAPLMRGGLSANPQSAASVAAEPKPKPGVSLSSKYSIFSNPRLTATVSGFTTKPTVSRPVQNENHSERKEQEEAESTEPLAGPRYKLTSATVTARLKSGKLTRHPSTVSSSVRTGDLNAIFDLDVDDIIEVAKRRLSKRFCTMEDDWEALAEQKAEQLFAKADVNKWAGEDEDDVKDNWEDDDEEEEKKDAPKQEDTPTKNAKPKKAAQQKKLKKEDLERLQREEEEFANMTPEQQLAEKRRLQKLQEENDLKTAMETLGITPMSTGNGIDGMHPTTKEEFTELAEAISKKLANYRASTEYQGFLEELLLKLFASLSSNNIRKAKTTLDNLYLEKQKVEKGDKPKKTKGIKVKAKLRVEGENTTLNEYETKYDDYDDYDDFM
- the LOC120893841 gene encoding 60S ribosomal protein L29, with product MAKSKNHTNHNQNQKAHKNGIKKPKRKRNESKRGMCQKFLRNLRYSKKGNVSHEESLKRAEERKAKYAGQPAPVKL
- the LOC120898044 gene encoding glutaminyl-peptide cyclotransferase-like; translated protein: MFSSSGMWCLRFVSCLLVTFTVLPMQQTTAQLTLEQMRIVSTRTNESHFDSMLKSILKPRIVGTATHSEVKRSIIKELKTLGFTVELDEFNQKAPHFGMLKFTNIVAKLNPAADKYLALACHYDSKYFREHAFVGAVDSAVPCAMMLNLAKTTESALKLLRNNTDLSLMLLFFDGEEAFRKWSATDSLYGSKHLATKWTTAPYVSKALGKSMREIDRVQLLVLLDLIGSEDPKFYNFFPNTRNYHRRLSKIENSLRENKLLVKDPKSGPMFLDQTLYNRIEDDHLPFLKRNIPVLHLIPVPFPKHWHKPEDNEANLSRPTIKNINAVLRIFTLEHLTFCNSKYGRPVQTCLQ